AaacatttctattttaattaatcttgtaaattatattgtttagaTGAGTGAAGAAAGAGCGgataaaagatgaaaacaaagttcaaattttataaatcgTCGTGATTAAtcgtaaaaaaaatgaaaaaaaggttaaaactttataaaatgaatgtgattgataaaaaaatatggtggttgattttagtttataattattattttttcacgcttttaatttaaataataatagctatttttttcttcttttcaacttaatattttctctcttctgtTTATCACATAATTTAACATTGCAgtgtttattttcatataatattttcttttattataaaatttaattacttgaaTAATTCCACTATTCactctttaaatttatttatttttattaaaaaattatctttatataataaaaaccaaattaaacaaatgTATTTAGGCATTCAATAtgatattattgatatattaacTACTTTCTTAAATAACTGACATTTAGTGATATTAGaataattttctatttcattaacAGCACAATTCATTTGCGTTATTTGTATCTTAAAGATTGAAATATTCATCGGTCAACTTTTTTGTGCACTAAAAATTTGCATGATAAATTTTTGGCAATTTCTTCTGcatccttttttcttcttcatgcaCCCCATAAATAATGATGACATGATATTGACTCTCATTAAGTGATTTTTTCCGGGTAGCccattttgtaatataatatcttttgaattgaataatttagaatatatattttttattgtctttcgaattaagatatttttggatttaaaaatatatttaagataatataatatggaatgtatttaaaaaaatattatttttctattaaaaagtATGAAATCTGATTAACTAGAAGCactctcttttcttgttttcgAGAATTCTTTTATTTCAGATTATATAATATGGAatgtattaaaagaaaaacattatttttctattcaaaagATATGAAATTTGATTAGCTATAAGcattctcttttcttgttttccagtattctttcattttacacTCTTACAACCATTCTCGAAAATTACATCAATTCTCGAAAAACAAAACTGCAAGGTAAATTATgcctttttattataattttaacgaaaaataatttgaatttcatgggagtacagaaagaaaaaagagtaatGCAAGGAGAATGaacctatttttttatattttttatcaatacaTACAATCTTGTAATAATATTTGGGCTGGAAAGATGGGCTTAAGCCTTACAATGTGCAACATAATCCATGCATTGTATTTCCTTTGAAATGGaggaattgaattttaaaagacgtaatattattatgatggtatatgaaaaaattgttgatttttggcataaagtaaattaatatatactaatattaaatggaagaaaagaaggtgCCGGGTCTATGGAGTTGGAGAAAGGAAGGGAGAAATAAGATGGATCCGATCTTAACTGTAGTGAGTTCACCTATTCAGAGGGAGCCACGTGTACAAATGGAACACCATCACACTATTTATACTCCTTCCCCTTCCCTAACACAGTAAGTCACTTTTAATCTCTCTCACTTTCCTTCGACTCTCAATTCAATTGCAACGCAACAATGCCCAACCCTAGGGTTTTCTTCGACATGACCATCGGAGGCCAACCCGCCGGCCGCATAGTCATGGAGCTCTTCGCGGACACCACTCCCCGAACCGCCGAGAACTTCCGCGCCCTCTGCACCGGCGAGAAGGGAGTAGGCCGCAGCGGCAAGCCCCTCCACTACAAGGGATCCGCCTTCCACCGCGTCATCCCCAACTTCATGTGCCAGGGCGGAGACTTCACCGCCGGGAACGGCACCGGTGGTGAATCCATTTACGGCTCAAAGTTTGCGGACGAAAACTTCATCAAGAAGCACACAGGTCCTGGCATTCTATCGATGGCGAACGCGGGACCGGGCACGAATGGATCTCAGTTCTTCATCTGCACCGTTAAGACGGAGTGGCTGGACGGGAAGCACGTGGTGTTCGGGGAGGTGGTGGAGGGCCTTGACGTGGTGAAGGAAATCGAGAAGGTGGGATCCAGCTCAGGCAAGACCGCCAAGCCCGTCGTCGTCGCTGACTGCGGGCAACTCTCCTAATGCTCATTCATGCAAACGGTGTCGTTTTACTgctttgtcttattttattttagtctgTTAAAGTTGAGTGATTTGAGGTATTTCTGTTAGGGTTGCTACGGCGGAGTCTTTCTTCCGATCATAAAACTCACACTACTGCTGTGCTACGTTAaataaatttaggtttaataattttttaatctttaattcctactTCTTTTTCgcttttaacatcattttcggctttttaatacttttttcgTTGCTATTTAATCCTCCACGCAACTTATATACAATCTATAACAgtattaaattattgttcactgtttaaaatttttattaatatatatatatatatgtagttttcatttaatgaaaatcaattccattttttaagtaaatactAAACAaagcaaaaactcttcattGCTATATTGGGACATAAACAACTGGTTTATCTTCTACAGAAAatcattgattatttttttattttgttgtcatGGAACACAGAACAACATTTGAAAGTTTTGGATTGACCATGtatgtatttgtattttagattcAGTAAGGTATTgtttgaaatgttttaaaacgcaaaaattgaatttcaatgaaaagtattttaaattttcaattatatcaataaaactaatttagttttaaatataataatttgatatataaattacaatatttattttaaataaataataaaactttaaaaaacatgtagaattatattataaaatatattagctTATAAGTTTATAATCTGGTTTGATCTAAGTTAATCTATTCGCGATTAAACTTTTCGATAAGAGAggaaacttttaatttaatgatctttgatttaattttagattacaACTGTTTTATTGATTAGatttattttgtatgaattttaGACTATTCTGTTCTACCAAATCACAATATAAATTACGCCTCTTGGAACATATATAAACATAGAGAGACTTAGACTACATATGCGTTTTGTTTGTAAATTCCCATTTTAGATAaacaatctattttattttaaatataaaattaaacaaatatttaactagttttttgagaaattgaagtatatatatttatgggaaaatatgtttttaagaaaaaaacaacacaacacTCACGCACGCATTATAAATAAACTGTGGTATGTCTGgattaatttataagttttgctcactttattattttagttctgTCTTGGGTTTGTATAGTCTGGATGCATTTAATTCATGACTTCGATAAATATAAtctaatcaaattaattttttgtatgaaTTATATTAGATGGACAACTGGATTgagttgagtttttttttttttatatctaattataATTGGATTGAGCAAGGAGttaatgaatattaaatttaacaatcCAATTCTAcaataaatgtataataaaacaattatttatctaattatattataaaaaaagtatattacattatatatattagaaatattgcaattatctaataattattaagaaaagcATTAAAGTAGtttgtgaaatatttttcttaaaaattaaatattttttaaattacttatttgATCTAACTTAGCCCCATTATAATTAGGtcgttaaattaaaaaaataaattggattCCATCCGattatattcaattatattatatcaaattaaattaaattcgaTATAAGGACAAGTTTAACCCCTAATTTATTGGGTTATCATTTTGGGCCGCACTTGTTATAATTGTTCCATCACATCAATTCTgatctataaaatataatggttcCATCGTGTTGCCATCGTTACCCTTTGCTGTTACCACCGTCTCTTGCCATCACTACTTGTCTATGTTATATCATGAATAGATTCATgtattagattatataatttaaaataatatcaacgaaaaaaaaatccattgcACAATCCAGAAAGAAATCATCTATTAAAGGTAAAGCGATAATTTATGGATAtggggtgcagaaagaaaaccACATTGGGCTTGGTTGGGGTTGGGATTGGGCTGAGCTTCTTTGGATTTGGGTACATCGGTAGCTGTACTCGGTGTGCATAGAGTTGTATACGTAGAAGAAGACGTTAAATAAGGAGGTTTCCTTCAAAATCGTAATGCATAGTTTCCTCTGTCTGTGTTTCCTCCAAACGTGGAACTAACATGTTATTTAAATTCACTGGAGCAGTTAAAATTGACCATTTTCAGTTACTTATCATGATTGAATGATTAATTTAAACGTAAATACATTGCAGCATGAATGAAGGCATGCATTGTCGCGAAGCAGAGCATGAGGCGGGAAGCTTCCGAAGAGGAAATGATGAAAAAGTGGTGAGCCCCTTTGATCAGAAGAGAGTGAAGGGATAGTGACAGTGATAGTGACATTGATGGGGATTGCAGAGAACTCAAAGGGTTTGGTTCTGGCCGTCGCGTCGGGTGTGTTCATAGGGGCAAGcttcattttgaaaaagaaaggtcTTAAACAAGCTGCTACTAACGGCACTCGTGCAGGTCTTCATcctttttagaattttaattttgttcatgCTCATTCTGATTGCTATGTATGCGTGAAATGTAAGTAATTTTACCTACAGGAGTTGGAGGCTATTCTTATCTACTACAGCCTTTCTGGTGGGCTGGCATGGTTAcaagtatttctttttttctctactGTTATTGTTACCATTCTTAAAgctttattatgtttttatttggaTATCAAAACTCACTGTTATTGGTGGCAGTGTTTATTGGGGAGGTTGCTAATTTTGTGGCTTATATATATGCTCCTGCACTTCTCGTTACTCCCCTCGGCGCACTGAGTATAATTGTCAGGTATCAGTGCCTTAGATTTCTTGTCATCAATCTTAATATGTTATCACATTGTGACTTCCTGTTCAAACTCGCTCAATCCATATGTGCATTGGGATAGTGCTGTTTTAGCCCACTTCTTGTTGAAGGAAAAGCTTCAGCAGATGGGGATTTTGGGTTGTGTGTTCTGCATCGTGGGTTCAGTTCTCATTGTCATCCATGCACCTCAAGAGCACGCTTTGAATTCTGTACAAGAAATATGGGATCTCGCCACTCAGCCTTGTTcgttttctttatcttttccttatttttagTTACTCTTGTATTAAGTTCATTTGTGGTCTGTAAGTGTCGATTCTCATAATCTCTTTTTTGTTTCAACAGTATTTCTTGTTTATGTGACGGTAACAGTGTCGATAATTTTAGCCTTGATTTTGCATTTTGAACCTCGCTATGGTCAGAAAAATATGCTGGTCTACTTGGGAATTTGTTCATTGATGGGCTCACTTACGGTACTTGTGTTTCACCGATCACTGTGATGCAAGCTTTGTTTTGATATTGTAAAGCACACACTGAGTATATGCTGTCTAAACTATTCAGGTTATGAGCACAAAAGCCATAGGAATTGCAATCAAGCTTACATTAGAAGG
This DNA window, taken from Vigna radiata var. radiata cultivar VC1973A chromosome 5, Vradiata_ver6, whole genome shotgun sequence, encodes the following:
- the LOC106762447 gene encoding peptidyl-prolyl cis-trans isomerase, encoding MPNPRVFFDMTIGGQPAGRIVMELFADTTPRTAENFRALCTGEKGVGRSGKPLHYKGSAFHRVIPNFMCQGGDFTAGNGTGGESIYGSKFADENFIKKHTGPGILSMANAGPGTNGSQFFICTVKTEWLDGKHVVFGEVVEGLDVVKEIEKVGSSSGKTAKPVVVADCGQLS
- the LOC106761647 gene encoding probable magnesium transporter NIPA6 isoform X1, translated to MGIAENSKGLVLAVASGVFIGASFILKKKGLKQAATNGTRAGVGGYSYLLQPFWWAGMVTMFIGEVANFVAYIYAPALLVTPLGALSIIVSAVLAHFLLKEKLQQMGILGCVFCIVGSVLIVIHAPQEHALNSVQEIWDLATQPLFLVYVTVTVSIILALILHFEPRYGQKNMLVYLGICSLMGSLTVMSTKAIGIAIKLTLEGISQLTYPQTWFFLTVAVICIITQLNYLNKALDTFNTAIVSPVHYVMFTTLTIIASVIMFKDWSDQSASSIASEICGFIIVLSGTILLHATREKEQPNMRGSLTWYIGEDLVKGIEDERLNLIIHGSDYIEQ
- the LOC106761647 gene encoding probable magnesium transporter NIPA6 isoform X2, whose product is MGIAENSKGLVLAVASGVFIGASFILKKKGLKQAATNGTRVGGYSYLLQPFWWAGMVTMFIGEVANFVAYIYAPALLVTPLGALSIIVSAVLAHFLLKEKLQQMGILGCVFCIVGSVLIVIHAPQEHALNSVQEIWDLATQPLFLVYVTVTVSIILALILHFEPRYGQKNMLVYLGICSLMGSLTVMSTKAIGIAIKLTLEGISQLTYPQTWFFLTVAVICIITQLNYLNKALDTFNTAIVSPVHYVMFTTLTIIASVIMFKDWSDQSASSIASEICGFIIVLSGTILLHATREKEQPNMRGSLTWYIGEDLVKGIEDERLNLIIHGSDYIEQ